A single Lactuca sativa cultivar Salinas chromosome 8, Lsat_Salinas_v11, whole genome shotgun sequence DNA region contains:
- the LOC111880222 gene encoding L10-interacting MYB domain-containing protein: MLVWTESEDKTFLDACIHELTTHGREGSRLKASSWKTIRKKLINEHGKEVDQKQMRNHFDYYKSKYVAWVKLKNKTGNIYDPIKSKFNLTDEQWKEERKLNKFVMSLKTKPLMFPDLYTQLFEGSTSTGFQSWGPSSILPRPVEDFSAHDFDDDVPMETSTQHVGASEESSGRSKNKEVGGNKRVGGKKKRCKGIRS; the protein is encoded by the exons aTGTTGGTTTGGACCGAGAGTGAGGATAAAACCTTTCTTGATGCATGTATCCATGAACTAACCACTCATGGTCGTGAGGGTTCTAGGCTTAAGGCAAGTTCATGGAAGACAATACGCAAAAAATTGATAAACGAGCATGGTAaagaggttgatcagaagcaaatgAGAAACCACTTTGACTACTACAAATCAAAATATGTTGCTTGGGTGAAACTGAAAAACAAAACCGGCAATATATATGATCCTATAAAAAGTAAATTTAATTTGACCGATGAACAATGGAAGGAAGAGAGAAAG TTGAACAAGTTCGTGATGTCATTAAAAACGAAACCTCTGATGTTCCCTGATCTTTACACCCAACTATTTGAAGGCTCGACCTCAACCGGCTTTCAAAGTTGGGGGCCATCTTCTATACTCCCTCGTCCTGTAGAAGACTTTAGTGCCCatgattttgatgatgatgtTCCAATGGAAACCTCAACACAACACGTAGGTGCAAGTGAAGAATCTTCGGGGCGTTCAAAAAATAAGGAAGTTGGTGGAAACAAAAGAGTTGGTGGAAAAAAAAAGAGATGCAAGGGCATTAGAAGTTGA